Proteins from a single region of Mucilaginibacter daejeonensis:
- the chrA gene encoding chromate efflux transporter, whose translation MAHLMTSRKLLFLRDALVYTLSTFGGPQAHVAILLRDFVEKRRYITEDELMELSALSQVLPGPSSTQTLIGIAWKVGGLGMALITFLIWVLPSAAIMCIAAIQYKAFAASGRSDAVLQYVRPAAVGIVAYAAVTFAQKIIKTKVSMYLAIGSLIATLILQNPYAFPILILLGGIISSALETQPVEDAIRVKLFSNVNPRKVGYFIGILLFFAALGALINRTSPFSLPVRLFENFYRNGILIFGGGQVLVPLMYTEFVELKHYLSNIEFLSGYALQQALPGPTFAFTSFVGAITLGNKGYGIAGEVIGSIVAVIGINLPGLILILFIVPFWEDLKKITRIKNSLSGINAVAVGFMGTALILLVAPFGLNWTAYLVMAGAFCLLYFTKMKTPIVILIGVLLGLIF comes from the coding sequence ATGGCACATTTGATGACCTCCCGCAAACTACTTTTCCTGCGCGACGCATTGGTGTATACCCTGAGCACTTTCGGCGGACCGCAAGCGCATGTGGCCATTTTACTGCGCGATTTTGTAGAGAAGCGTCGGTACATCACCGAGGATGAATTGATGGAACTGAGCGCCTTATCGCAGGTGCTGCCGGGACCATCATCAACACAAACACTTATTGGTATAGCCTGGAAGGTAGGAGGGCTGGGCATGGCGCTGATCACCTTTTTGATATGGGTGTTACCTTCAGCGGCCATTATGTGCATTGCCGCGATCCAGTACAAGGCCTTTGCGGCAAGCGGACGGTCGGATGCCGTATTGCAATATGTGCGACCTGCGGCCGTGGGTATAGTGGCTTATGCAGCGGTCACCTTTGCGCAAAAGATCATCAAGACCAAGGTGAGCATGTACCTGGCCATCGGCTCACTCATTGCTACGCTCATCTTGCAAAATCCATATGCGTTTCCGATACTGATCTTGCTGGGCGGGATCATTTCCTCTGCATTAGAAACACAACCAGTGGAAGATGCCATTCGGGTTAAGCTTTTCTCCAATGTCAACCCGCGTAAAGTGGGGTATTTCATCGGCATCTTATTGTTCTTTGCGGCACTGGGTGCACTCATCAACCGTACGTCGCCTTTCAGTTTGCCGGTACGTTTGTTCGAGAACTTTTACCGCAACGGGATACTGATCTTTGGCGGAGGGCAGGTGTTGGTCCCCCTTATGTATACCGAATTTGTTGAATTGAAGCACTACTTGTCCAACATTGAGTTTTTATCAGGGTATGCCCTTCAACAAGCCTTGCCGGGGCCTACGTTCGCATTCACCTCGTTCGTCGGGGCGATCACATTAGGCAACAAAGGTTACGGAATAGCAGGGGAGGTCATTGGCAGCATTGTGGCCGTTATCGGCATCAACCTGCCAGGGTTGATCCTCATCCTGTTCATCGTGCCCTTTTGGGAAGATCTTAAAAAGATCACCCGGATCAAGAATTCGCTGAGCGGGATCAATGCGGTGGCGGTAGGTTTCATGGGCACTGCACTGATCTTGCTGGTCGCGCCATTTGGCCTCAACTGGACGGCTTACCTGGTAATGGCAGGGGCCTTTTGCCTGCTATACTTCACTAAAATGAAAACGCCCATCGTGATCTTGATAGGCGTCCTGTTGGGGTTGATATTTTAA
- a CDS encoding sugar O-acetyltransferase translates to MLTEKQKMISGEYYIANDPELVKDRTDCKRLLHRLNVTEYVVSDNTRAILQELIPNQPGNLYIEPPFHCDYGYNITCGDNVYFNVNCVVLDVAPVNIGDNVFCAPGVQIYTASHPLDAELRRSKENGEPVTIGNDCWIGGNAIICPGVTIGNGCVIGAGAVVTKDIPDNSLAVGNPARVIRKLNGQQ, encoded by the coding sequence ATGCTTACCGAAAAACAAAAAATGATCAGCGGCGAGTATTACATCGCTAATGACCCCGAACTGGTAAAGGACCGTACCGATTGTAAGCGATTACTTCATCGCCTCAATGTGACCGAATATGTGGTAAGTGACAACACCAGGGCCATTCTTCAGGAATTGATCCCGAACCAACCGGGCAACCTTTATATAGAGCCGCCGTTTCATTGTGATTACGGCTACAACATCACTTGTGGCGACAACGTGTACTTTAATGTGAATTGTGTGGTGCTGGATGTGGCGCCTGTAAATATCGGTGATAACGTGTTTTGCGCGCCCGGCGTACAGATCTACACCGCAAGCCACCCACTGGATGCCGAGCTGCGCCGCAGTAAAGAGAACGGCGAACCGGTGACCATAGGCAACGACTGCTGGATAGGTGGCAACGCGATCATTTGCCCGGGCGTGACCATAGGCAATGGCTGCGTGATCGGTGCCGGAGCCGTGGTGACCAAAGATATTCCGGACAATTCCTTAGCCGTAGGCAACCCAGCCAGGGTGATCCGCAAACTGAACGGTCAGCAATAA
- the kdsB gene encoding 3-deoxy-manno-octulosonate cytidylyltransferase, with amino-acid sequence MKILGIIPARYASTRFPGKPLVDITGKVMIQRVYEQCVKCPSLDEVIVATDDTRILDHIHSFGGKAVMTSPDHQSGTDRCAEVAANHPEYQIVINIQGDEPYIDPVQISKVAACFTSTDTQIATLIKKITDAADLHNSNSPKVIVNKLSEAIYFSRSAIPHLRGHDAGNWFGHFDYFKHIGIYGFRSEVLQAVTKLPISSLEKAESLEQLRWIENGYRIKVAETELETQAVDTPEDLQKILNK; translated from the coding sequence ATGAAGATCTTAGGCATTATCCCTGCACGTTACGCCAGTACCCGTTTTCCGGGTAAGCCATTGGTTGATATCACCGGTAAGGTGATGATCCAGCGCGTTTATGAGCAGTGCGTAAAATGCCCGAGCTTGGACGAGGTGATCGTGGCTACGGATGATACCCGCATTTTAGATCACATTCACTCTTTTGGAGGCAAAGCGGTAATGACCTCGCCCGACCACCAAAGCGGCACCGACCGTTGCGCCGAAGTGGCGGCCAACCATCCAGAGTACCAGATCGTGATCAACATACAGGGCGATGAACCTTACATCGACCCGGTGCAGATCAGTAAGGTGGCCGCGTGCTTTACCTCGACAGATACGCAGATCGCCACGCTGATCAAAAAGATCACTGATGCTGCTGACCTACATAATAGTAATTCGCCCAAAGTGATCGTCAACAAACTGTCGGAAGCTATTTACTTTTCGCGGTCGGCTATACCGCATTTGCGCGGGCACGACGCCGGGAACTGGTTCGGCCATTTCGACTACTTTAAACACATCGGCATCTATGGTTTCCGGTCGGAGGTATTACAGGCCGTGACCAAGCTTCCTATCTCATCTTTAGAGAAAGCCGAGAGCCTCGAGCAATTACGCTGGATCGAGAACGGTTACCGGATCAAAGTGGCCGAGACCGAATTGGAAACGCAAGCGGTAGATACGCCCGAGGATCTGCAAAAGATCTTGAATAAGTGA
- a CDS encoding VOC family protein: MKAIHPWINFNGNAEEAFTFYRSVFGGEFIKITRFKDLSGPDINIPEDEAEKIMYIGLPLGKNNVLVANDIPSALGKVSETENRSKIYVNAESREEADHIFSGLSAGGEVEGPIGDSPWGTYAGMFRDKYGIEWIIEFDPSQG; this comes from the coding sequence ATGAAAGCGATCCACCCATGGATCAACTTCAACGGCAACGCCGAAGAAGCGTTCACTTTTTACCGGTCAGTATTCGGTGGCGAATTTATCAAGATCACCAGATTTAAGGACCTTTCGGGTCCTGACATCAACATCCCAGAGGATGAAGCAGAAAAGATCATGTACATAGGCCTGCCGTTGGGCAAGAATAATGTATTGGTAGCCAATGATATCCCATCGGCGCTGGGCAAGGTAAGTGAAACAGAGAATCGATCGAAGATATATGTGAACGCAGAAAGCCGCGAGGAAGCTGATCACATCTTCAGCGGCTTATCGGCCGGTGGCGAAGTGGAAGGACCGATCGGCGATAGCCCGTGGGGTACCTACGCCGGAATGTTCAGAGATAAATACGGCATTGAATGGATCATCGAATTCGACCCAAGTCAAGGATAG
- the trpS gene encoding tryptophan--tRNA ligase, which yields METVVSGIRSTGNLHLGNYYGAIQNFIKMQHEYDCYFFIADLHSLTTHPTPANLHGNVKQVLIEYLAAGIDPERSTIYVQSDVPEVAELYLYLNMNAYLGELERSTSFKDKVRANPDNVNAGLLTYPVLMAADILIHKATKVPVGKDQEQHLEMARTFGNRFNRLYNNEYFPEPYAFSYSDKLVKIPGLDGKGKMGKSEGEGNAVYLSDSPEVIRKKVMKAVTDSGPTVENQQKPDEIQNLFDLMKVVSTADTYTHFDNLYNTCQVRYGDLKKQLAEDMVNATAPIRDRINDIANDAEYLSRVARLGADKARESASRTIKEVREIIGFRKF from the coding sequence ATGGAAACTGTTGTTAGTGGTATTCGGTCTACAGGTAACCTGCATTTAGGTAACTATTATGGTGCTATCCAGAACTTTATCAAAATGCAGCACGAGTACGATTGCTATTTTTTTATAGCCGATCTGCACTCGCTCACCACACACCCTACCCCTGCCAACCTGCACGGCAACGTGAAACAGGTACTGATCGAGTACCTGGCGGCCGGCATCGACCCCGAAAGATCGACCATATACGTACAAAGCGATGTGCCTGAGGTGGCCGAGCTGTATCTGTACCTCAATATGAACGCGTACCTGGGCGAATTGGAACGCTCAACCTCGTTCAAAGATAAGGTACGGGCTAACCCCGACAACGTGAACGCCGGATTACTCACCTACCCGGTGCTAATGGCGGCCGACATCCTCATCCATAAAGCTACTAAGGTGCCGGTGGGTAAAGACCAGGAGCAACACCTGGAAATGGCCCGTACCTTTGGCAACCGCTTTAACCGTTTATACAACAACGAGTACTTCCCTGAGCCCTATGCGTTCAGCTATAGCGATAAGCTGGTGAAGATACCGGGTTTGGATGGCAAAGGTAAAATGGGCAAATCTGAAGGCGAAGGCAATGCCGTTTACCTGAGCGACAGCCCCGAAGTGATCCGCAAAAAGGTAATGAAAGCCGTTACCGACAGCGGCCCCACCGTTGAGAACCAGCAAAAGCCCGACGAGATACAGAACCTTTTCGACCTGATGAAGGTAGTATCGACCGCAGACACTTACACGCACTTTGATAACCTGTACAATACCTGCCAGGTACGTTACGGCGACCTGAAAAAGCAACTGGCCGAGGACATGGTGAATGCCACCGCGCCGATCCGCGATCGCATCAACGACATTGCCAACGATGCCGAATACCTGAGCCGCGTAGCCCGCTTAGGCGCCGACAAGGCCCGCGAAAGCGCATCACGCACCATCAAAGAGGTGCGCGAGATCATTGGGTTCAGGAAGTTTTAA
- a CDS encoding bifunctional nuclease family protein, translating into MGNNTKKIELDIVGLSYSQTQSGAYALVLGEVNGRRRLPIIIGSFEAQAIAIEIEKMTPSRPLTHDLFKNFAQAYNIKVQEIIIYNLVDGIFYAKLMCTDGKKNVEIDARTSDAIAMAVRFECPIYTYEFILSTAGIVIEGNDFVYLENISEATEDKTETTGNTTNYRSLSVDELKSLLSEAINEEAYEKAAKIRDELNKRKAS; encoded by the coding sequence ATGGGTAATAACACTAAAAAGATCGAACTGGATATCGTTGGTTTATCATACAGCCAAACCCAATCAGGTGCTTATGCACTGGTTTTGGGCGAGGTAAATGGCCGCCGCCGCTTACCGATCATTATTGGGAGTTTTGAAGCGCAGGCCATCGCTATCGAGATCGAGAAGATGACACCTAGCCGTCCGCTTACCCATGACCTGTTCAAGAACTTTGCGCAGGCTTATAACATCAAGGTGCAGGAGATCATCATCTATAACCTGGTCGATGGTATCTTTTATGCCAAGCTCATGTGCACCGATGGAAAGAAGAACGTGGAGATAGACGCCCGCACATCTGACGCTATTGCCATGGCCGTACGTTTCGAGTGCCCGATATACACCTATGAGTTTATCCTTTCTACCGCTGGTATCGTGATAGAGGGTAACGACTTTGTTTACCTCGAGAACATCAGCGAGGCCACTGAGGACAAGACCGAGACCACCGGCAATACAACTAATTACCGCTCCCTGAGCGTGGATGAGCTAAAAAGCCTTCTATCTGAAGCTATCAACGAGGAGGCTTACGAGAAGGCCGCCAAGATCCGCGACGAGCTGAACAAGCGTAAAGCATCGTAG
- the dnaB gene encoding replicative DNA helicase — MIFENSNKTNNGDRRTRNFTQNNMVSGKLPPQARDLEEAVLGALMLEKDALSSVIDVLKPEVFYVESHQKIFAAIRTLFEKTSPVDILTVTAQLRMQGELEMVGGAFYITELTNRVASAANIEYHARIIIQKYIQRELIRISTDIINIAYEDTTDILELLDRAEKNLFDIAQNNLRRDSRKMDDLMQETLKEIEELKNKTDGLTGIGTGFTDLDRITSGWQKSDLVIIAARPAMGKTAFVLSCARNAAVDFNKPVVVFSLEMSSVQLVNRLISGEAEIEQEKIRKGKMEEWEWQQIHSKIGRLEAAPLIIDDTPGLNIFEFRAKCRRLKSQHDIQLIIIDYLQLMTGKVDGKGGGNREQEIGSISRALKMVAKELQVPVIALSQLSRAVESRPGGSKRPMLSDLRESGSIEQDADMVLFLYRPEYYGLEYDEDNNPTKGVGEVIIAKHRNGETGTVRLKFVGKYVKFTDLETSMDSYLPPSGASLGIAPSQGFDSNPGNIIIRPSRMDDMDDDAPF; from the coding sequence ATGATATTTGAGAACAGTAACAAGACCAACAATGGCGACCGCCGCACCCGAAACTTTACCCAGAACAATATGGTGTCGGGCAAGTTGCCACCTCAGGCCCGCGACCTGGAGGAAGCAGTGCTGGGTGCTTTGATGCTGGAAAAGGATGCCTTATCATCGGTGATCGACGTGTTGAAGCCTGAGGTATTTTACGTGGAGAGCCATCAAAAGATCTTTGCCGCTATACGTACCTTATTTGAAAAGACATCTCCTGTTGATATCCTTACCGTGACCGCGCAACTGCGTATGCAGGGCGAACTGGAAATGGTGGGTGGCGCGTTCTACATCACCGAGCTGACCAACCGTGTAGCATCGGCCGCTAACATCGAATACCACGCGCGGATCATTATTCAGAAATACATTCAGCGCGAACTGATCCGTATCAGTACGGATATCATCAATATCGCTTACGAAGATACTACCGATATATTAGAGCTATTGGACAGGGCCGAAAAGAACCTGTTCGACATTGCCCAGAACAACCTCCGCCGTGACTCTCGCAAAATGGACGACCTGATGCAGGAGACCCTGAAAGAGATCGAGGAGTTAAAGAATAAAACGGATGGTCTTACCGGTATAGGTACCGGCTTTACCGATCTTGACCGGATCACTTCGGGCTGGCAAAAGTCTGACCTGGTGATCATAGCGGCTCGTCCGGCGATGGGTAAAACGGCCTTCGTGCTAAGCTGCGCACGTAACGCCGCAGTGGATTTTAACAAGCCGGTGGTCGTGTTCTCGTTGGAGATGTCGTCAGTACAGCTGGTAAATCGTTTGATATCAGGTGAGGCCGAGATCGAGCAGGAAAAGATCCGTAAGGGTAAGATGGAAGAATGGGAATGGCAGCAGATCCACTCCAAGATCGGCCGTTTGGAAGCTGCCCCATTGATCATTGACGACACCCCGGGTCTGAATATCTTCGAGTTCAGGGCCAAATGCCGTAGGCTCAAATCACAGCACGATATCCAGCTCATCATTATTGACTACTTGCAACTGATGACCGGTAAAGTTGACGGTAAAGGCGGCGGTAACCGTGAGCAAGAGATCGGTAGTATATCGCGTGCGCTTAAGATGGTGGCCAAGGAATTACAAGTACCGGTGATCGCCCTTTCGCAGTTGAGCCGTGCCGTTGAGAGTCGCCCTGGAGGATCTAAACGCCCTATGCTGTCCGACTTACGTGAATCGGGTTCGATCGAGCAGGATGCGGATATGGTATTGTTCCTTTATCGTCCTGAATATTACGGCCTGGAGTACGACGAAGATAACAACCCGACCAAAGGCGTGGGCGAAGTGATCATTGCCAAGCACCGTAACGGTGAGACCGGTACCGTGCGTTTGAAATTCGTGGGCAAGTACGTAAAATTCACCGACCTCGAGACCAGTATGGACAGCTACTTACCGCCATCAGGCGCATCATTAGGCATAGCACCGTCACAAGGCTTCGACAGCAACCCCGGCAATATCATCATTCGCCCATCGAGAATGGACGATATGGATGATGATGCTCCATTTTAA
- a CDS encoding deoxynucleoside kinase, whose translation MHIAIVGNIGAGKTTLTGLLAKNYGWEPQYEAVDDNPYLEDFYADMKRWSFNLQIYFLNSRFRQITDIQQSDKNIIQDRTIYEDAYIFAENLHDMDLMDTRDFENYQSIFENITSFIRPPDLLVYLKASIPKLVNNIHRRGREYEIGIRLDYLSKLNEKYNKWIDGYNLGKLLVIDMDNLDFANNTEDLATIIERIEGQINGLF comes from the coding sequence ATGCACATAGCGATCGTTGGAAATATTGGCGCCGGTAAAACTACTTTAACGGGTTTGCTGGCCAAGAATTACGGATGGGAACCACAGTATGAGGCGGTGGATGATAATCCTTATCTGGAAGACTTTTATGCCGACATGAAGCGCTGGAGCTTTAACCTGCAGATCTACTTCTTGAACAGCCGTTTCAGGCAGATCACCGATATACAGCAAAGCGACAAGAACATTATTCAGGATCGTACCATTTATGAGGATGCCTACATATTTGCAGAGAACCTGCATGATATGGACCTGATGGACACCCGCGACTTTGAGAACTACCAATCCATTTTCGAGAACATCACTTCGTTCATCAGGCCACCTGACCTGTTGGTTTACCTGAAAGCCTCTATACCAAAGCTGGTGAATAACATACACCGCCGTGGCCGCGAGTACGAGATCGGTATCCGATTGGATTATCTATCCAAACTGAACGAGAAATATAACAAGTGGATAGACGGTTACAACTTAGGCAAGCTGCTGGTGATCGATATGGATAACCTCGACTTTGCCAATAACACCGAAGACCTGGCCACCATCATCGAACGCATAGAAGGACAGATCAACGGGTTGTTTTAG
- a CDS encoding nucleoside permease, protein MNIRFRLILMNFMQFFIWGAWLLTIGAYWFQNKHWSGAQFGAIFSTMGISAIFMPALTGIISDRFINAEKLYGIMHILGSAALFCLPMVTDPSTFFWVMLINMFFYMPTLSLSITVAYSALKGEGLDVVKDYPPIRIWGTIGFIVALWTVSLTHNETSANQFYIASAIALALGLYAFTLPPCPPLLKRTSNKSLVDALGLNAFALFKTPKFAIFFAFSLLLGAALQLTNAYGDTYIHDFASVDAYKDTIAVKYPAIIMSISQISETLFILAIPFFLRKFGIKYVMLFSMLAWVLRFGLFAFGDPAQGLWMIIASCIVYGMAFDFFNISGSLFVETQASPEIRGSAQGLFMMMVNGFGAFFGSIASGKLIDAYFTLPNNGKDWHGIWLSFAAYALVISIIFPFVFRYKHNAALEAAIKHA, encoded by the coding sequence ATGAATATTAGGTTCCGCTTGATACTGATGAATTTTATGCAATTCTTTATCTGGGGGGCCTGGCTGCTCACCATTGGTGCATATTGGTTCCAGAACAAGCATTGGTCAGGAGCGCAGTTCGGCGCTATCTTCTCTACCATGGGTATTTCGGCCATCTTTATGCCGGCCCTTACCGGTATCATTTCCGACCGATTCATCAATGCCGAAAAGCTTTACGGCATTATGCATATACTGGGCTCGGCAGCTTTGTTCTGCCTGCCTATGGTCACAGACCCATCAACGTTCTTTTGGGTGATGCTGATCAATATGTTCTTTTACATGCCTACGCTTTCATTATCCATCACGGTAGCTTATTCGGCTTTAAAGGGTGAGGGTTTGGACGTGGTGAAAGACTATCCACCTATTCGTATATGGGGTACTATCGGCTTTATCGTGGCCTTGTGGACCGTAAGCCTTACCCACAACGAGACCTCGGCCAATCAATTCTATATCGCGTCGGCGATAGCGCTGGCTTTGGGTCTGTATGCCTTTACACTTCCACCGTGTCCTCCTTTGCTGAAAAGGACAAGCAACAAGTCGTTGGTGGATGCTTTGGGTTTAAATGCTTTTGCCCTGTTCAAAACGCCTAAATTCGCGATCTTCTTTGCATTTTCGTTATTATTGGGTGCGGCCCTCCAGCTTACCAATGCCTATGGAGATACCTACATTCATGATTTTGCTTCGGTGGATGCTTACAAGGACACCATCGCGGTGAAATATCCGGCGATCATCATGTCCATCTCGCAGATATCGGAGACCTTGTTCATCCTGGCTATTCCCTTCTTTTTGAGGAAGTTCGGTATCAAGTATGTGATGTTGTTCAGTATGCTGGCCTGGGTGCTGCGTTTCGGATTGTTCGCGTTCGGCGACCCTGCTCAGGGCTTGTGGATGATCATCGCTTCATGCATCGTTTATGGTATGGCTTTCGATTTTTTCAACATATCGGGCTCATTGTTCGTGGAGACGCAGGCCTCACCTGAGATACGCGGCAGTGCACAAGGCCTGTTCATGATGATGGTGAACGGTTTCGGTGCCTTTTTTGGCAGCATAGCCAGCGGCAAACTGATCGATGCGTACTTCACCCTACCCAACAACGGTAAGGATTGGCATGGCATCTGGCTCAGCTTTGCGGCCTACGCCCTGGTGATCTCGATCATCTTCCCATTCGTATTCAGGTACAAGCATAATGCGGCTTTGGAGGCTGCAATTAAGCACGCTTAA
- the gatC gene encoding Asp-tRNA(Asn)/Glu-tRNA(Gln) amidotransferase subunit GatC, translating to MQIDKDTVAKIAHLARLEVSEQETQELVGDMNKILDFMAKLNEVDTSNVEPLVYMTDEVNVLRPDVVKQEITHEEALLNAPEQDGKHFLVAKVIDKK from the coding sequence ATGCAAATAGATAAAGATACCGTTGCCAAGATAGCCCACCTGGCCCGTTTGGAAGTGAGCGAGCAGGAAACGCAGGAACTTGTTGGCGACATGAACAAGATACTGGACTTTATGGCCAAGCTGAACGAGGTGGACACTAGCAACGTGGAACCACTGGTTTACATGACCGATGAAGTGAACGTACTGCGCCCTGACGTAGTGAAACAAGAGATCACCCATGAAGAGGCCCTGCTGAACGCACCCGAGCAGGACGGCAAACACTTCCTGGTGGCTAAAGTGATCGACAAAAAGTAA
- the rlmB gene encoding 23S rRNA (guanosine(2251)-2'-O)-methyltransferase RlmB: MAGNYTAHKKNDNLIFGIRAIIEAVVSGKEIEALYLQRGLTGGLFQELKQIINEYQLPVQYVPIEKLHRMTPKNHQGAVAVISPIIYQKVEDIIPQVFEKGEVPLILVLDSITDVRNMGAIARTAECSGVHAIVIPAKGSAQINADAVKTSAGALYKIPVCRHDNFMQTVRFLQESGLQLVCCTEKTNDYIYKPDYTAPTAIIMGSEEDGIRNDIIRIADHLARIPMFGEIGSLNVSVSAGVILYEAIRQRTQ, translated from the coding sequence ATGGCAGGTAACTATACAGCTCACAAAAAGAACGACAACCTTATTTTTGGCATCCGCGCCATTATTGAAGCGGTGGTATCGGGTAAGGAGATAGAGGCGCTGTACCTGCAGCGCGGTCTTACCGGCGGCTTGTTCCAGGAGCTGAAGCAGATCATTAACGAGTACCAGTTACCGGTGCAATACGTGCCGATCGAGAAGCTGCACCGCATGACGCCCAAGAATCACCAAGGCGCTGTGGCGGTGATATCACCGATCATTTATCAAAAAGTGGAAGATATCATTCCGCAGGTATTCGAGAAAGGGGAGGTGCCGCTGATATTAGTGTTAGACAGCATAACCGACGTACGTAATATGGGCGCCATAGCGCGTACCGCTGAATGTTCGGGCGTGCATGCAATCGTGATACCGGCAAAAGGTTCGGCCCAGATCAATGCCGATGCGGTGAAGACCTCGGCCGGCGCATTATACAAGATCCCGGTTTGCCGCCATGACAATTTTATGCAAACGGTGCGCTTTCTACAGGAATCAGGCCTTCAATTGGTTTGCTGTACGGAAAAGACCAACGACTATATTTACAAACCTGACTACACTGCTCCAACGGCCATCATTATGGGATCTGAAGAAGATGGTATCCGGAACGACATTATCCGCATAGCCGACCATCTGGCCAGGATCCCCATGTTCGGCGAGATAGGCTCACTCAACGTGTCGGTATCGGCAGGGGTGATCCTCTACGAAGCGATAAGACAGCGGACCCAATAA
- a CDS encoding lysophospholipid acyltransferase family protein, with protein sequence MKIPLKKLHARFYRYSVAAFFIIFWPFLYFFSRKPQRYPAMNFFRKVCGFCSSTIAGIFYKFEYEQPIDWSRPYIICPNHTSNLDITAMSLMVKNNFCFIGKQELLKNMVTKLFFQTIDIPVNRESKMSSFRAFKSAAERLQQGMSMVIFPEGKIPDDFPPKLHEFKNGPFRLAIEHQIPIIPVTSLNTWDVLWDTGLERGSRPGICHIKVHKPIETANLTVEDADRLRDEVYSLINHTFESYANR encoded by the coding sequence ATGAAAATTCCATTGAAGAAACTCCACGCCCGTTTTTACCGCTACAGTGTGGCCGCTTTCTTCATCATTTTCTGGCCTTTTTTGTACTTCTTTTCGCGCAAGCCCCAGCGCTATCCGGCCATGAACTTTTTCCGCAAGGTATGCGGGTTCTGTAGCTCTACCATTGCCGGCATCTTCTACAAATTCGAGTATGAGCAGCCGATAGATTGGAGCCGCCCGTACATCATTTGCCCGAACCATACCTCCAACCTTGATATTACGGCCATGAGCCTGATGGTGAAGAACAACTTTTGCTTTATTGGTAAACAGGAACTGCTCAAGAACATGGTGACCAAGCTGTTCTTTCAAACCATAGACATTCCGGTGAACCGCGAGAGTAAGATGTCATCGTTCAGGGCGTTCAAAAGCGCGGCCGAGCGTTTACAGCAGGGTATGAGCATGGTGATCTTTCCTGAAGGTAAGATCCCGGACGATTTTCCACCTAAACTGCACGAATTTAAGAACGGGCCTTTCCGCCTGGCCATTGAGCACCAGATACCTATTATACCGGTCACCTCGCTAAATACCTGGGACGTGCTTTGGGACACTGGTCTGGAGCGGGGCAGCAGGCCGGGGATATGCCATATCAAAGTACATAAACCGATCGAGACCGCTAACCTGACCGTGGAGGACGCTGACCGCCTGCGCGACGAGGTATATAGCCTGATAAATCATACATTTGAAAGTTATGCAAATAGATAA
- a CDS encoding tetratricopeptide repeat protein — translation MQETRLQKLLEFFEAEPNDEFLQYALATEYLRLNDTEKALQFYEGLVTNHPNYTGTYYHLGKLYETLGRKEDALRIYQQGIMITQQKRDNHALAELRSAYNQASGLYDDDDY, via the coding sequence ATGCAGGAGACCCGCTTACAAAAGCTTCTTGAATTTTTTGAGGCCGAACCCAACGACGAGTTCTTGCAGTACGCCCTGGCCACCGAGTACCTCAGACTGAACGATACCGAAAAGGCGCTTCAGTTTTACGAAGGCCTGGTGACCAATCACCCGAATTACACAGGTACTTATTACCATTTGGGTAAGCTTTATGAGACCCTTGGCCGTAAGGAAGATGCTTTGCGCATCTATCAGCAAGGTATCATGATCACTCAACAAAAGCGCGATAACCATGCCTTGGCCGAACTGCGGTCGGCATATAACCAAGCATCGGGCTTGTATGACGACGATGACTATTGA